A section of the Thermus antranikianii DSM 12462 genome encodes:
- a CDS encoding BTAD domain-containing putative transcriptional regulator, translated as MALAWQSPVYLERKRLLERLPEEPGFAIHLEAPAGFGKSVLAGQLAAQLGLRTLWASSLLGEPRSLLAKALDLPQEVPWGGVVEALRAEPTLVVLEDLTGTEDLSPLLRTLPCLLVLASRKPLPYPELPKLLAEGRLVHLKAVDLAFTLEEARLLFAGKEGYEEAHRATGGWPLPLFLSALTGSPPEPMALIQGLKESLSPEEFQEGLLLAALPHLPLALARPETESLFQKGLLRRLSEGYALHPLLKEMAKRSLRREVQEAVRQSATRLPPLLLAEAYWEAGLEGELLDLLERPITLPIPAERLLEWEHLLRRGGPRAHLRLGEALAQCGRKEGLSLLEKLAESEADKDPALALTALGHLAYYFSETLLGKDLSRARTYLEKGLELVPRVRPELAGRFLNDVAQVPFAEGKPEEAAHLLEEALRYLPPESPYRIAPLVNLALLRFELRGSLGERIQALEEALRLMEEHMPQNIPGHLRDLGWLHLLLGQREKARTYLERAAQTPGSPLASLEAKMLLAHLEGDAEALTRHVAQAELWETPYLVERGRALLAELKKDPGILEGLSGLFPSLTRALLQKDPGLLPPYPESREERLLWHAARYRLLREEGDLEALLALTDAREGILPGLLPLETLPRKRPELARAYPLLEVLRLGWKEAIALRLPEIPPLKVEVVGRFHVENPLGPVELRGKAKEVFALLLLGLPREEVAFALWPDLSEEAALNNLYVWLARIRKLLEPWGVPTYLGEEGLAQVTSDLEALEEALVQEDAEEVLRLYQEPLFPGLDHPHLDRKREEVFHRVRTLFLKRSEPRFLERLLELDPLDEEALIPLVESCLSQGQRARARKLLEHYRKRLWEELGERPSPRVEALFRAL; from the coding sequence ATGGCCCTGGCGTGGCAAAGCCCGGTTTATCTGGAACGGAAAAGGCTCCTGGAACGGCTACCCGAAGAACCTGGCTTTGCCATCCACCTCGAGGCCCCAGCCGGCTTCGGAAAAAGCGTCCTGGCGGGACAGCTTGCCGCCCAACTGGGCCTTCGCACCCTCTGGGCCAGCAGCCTTCTGGGCGAGCCCCGCAGCCTTCTGGCCAAGGCCCTGGACCTGCCCCAGGAAGTGCCCTGGGGAGGGGTGGTGGAGGCCCTTCGGGCTGAACCTACCCTGGTCGTCCTGGAGGACCTGACGGGAACGGAGGATCTCTCCCCCCTCCTCCGCACTCTCCCCTGCCTCCTGGTGCTGGCCAGCCGAAAACCCCTCCCCTACCCCGAGCTTCCCAAGCTCCTGGCGGAGGGAAGGCTCGTGCACCTGAAGGCGGTGGACCTGGCCTTCACCCTGGAGGAAGCCAGGCTCCTCTTCGCTGGCAAGGAGGGGTATGAGGAAGCCCACCGGGCCACGGGGGGCTGGCCCCTTCCCCTTTTCCTCTCCGCCCTCACGGGAAGCCCTCCCGAGCCCATGGCCCTCATCCAGGGCCTGAAGGAGAGCCTATCCCCGGAGGAGTTCCAAGAAGGCCTTCTCCTGGCTGCTTTGCCTCATCTGCCCCTTGCCCTTGCCCGGCCGGAAACGGAAAGCCTCTTCCAAAAAGGGCTTCTAAGGCGCCTATCTGAGGGCTACGCCCTTCATCCCCTCCTGAAGGAGATGGCCAAGCGTAGCCTGCGCAGGGAAGTGCAGGAGGCCGTACGCCAAAGCGCCACCCGCCTTCCCCCTCTTCTTCTGGCCGAGGCCTACTGGGAAGCGGGCCTCGAGGGGGAACTTTTGGACCTGCTGGAGCGCCCCATCACCCTCCCCATCCCCGCAGAAAGGCTTCTGGAGTGGGAACACCTCCTGCGCCGCGGGGGCCCCAGGGCTCATCTGCGGCTCGGGGAAGCCCTGGCCCAGTGCGGGAGGAAGGAGGGGCTATCCCTTCTGGAAAAGCTGGCGGAATCAGAGGCGGATAAGGACCCGGCTCTTGCCCTCACCGCCTTAGGGCACCTGGCCTACTACTTTTCCGAAACCCTTTTGGGGAAGGATCTTTCCCGGGCCCGCACCTACCTGGAAAAAGGTCTGGAGCTGGTTCCAAGGGTGAGGCCGGAACTGGCTGGACGCTTCCTGAACGACGTGGCCCAGGTGCCCTTTGCCGAGGGCAAGCCGGAGGAAGCCGCCCACCTCCTGGAGGAAGCCCTCAGGTACCTCCCCCCGGAAAGCCCCTACCGCATCGCCCCCCTTGTCAACCTGGCCCTGCTTCGCTTTGAGCTTCGGGGTAGCCTCGGGGAAAGGATCCAGGCGCTGGAGGAAGCCTTAAGGCTCATGGAAGAGCACATGCCCCAGAACATCCCAGGGCACCTCCGGGACCTGGGCTGGCTCCACCTTCTCCTGGGGCAAAGGGAGAAGGCCCGCACCTACCTGGAAAGGGCCGCCCAAACCCCCGGAAGCCCCCTGGCCTCCCTTGAGGCCAAGATGCTCCTCGCCCACCTGGAAGGGGATGCCGAGGCCCTTACCCGCCACGTGGCCCAGGCGGAGCTTTGGGAAACCCCCTACCTGGTGGAAAGGGGACGGGCCCTTCTCGCGGAGCTGAAGAAGGACCCAGGGATCCTCGAGGGGCTCTCCGGCTTGTTCCCAAGCCTCACCCGGGCCCTCTTGCAAAAGGACCCAGGCCTCCTTCCCCCCTACCCCGAAAGCCGGGAGGAAAGGCTTCTATGGCACGCCGCCCGCTACCGCCTCCTACGGGAAGAAGGGGATTTGGAAGCCCTCCTTGCCCTCACCGATGCCAGGGAAGGGATCCTCCCCGGCCTCCTTCCTCTGGAAACCCTGCCCCGTAAGCGGCCCGAGCTTGCCCGGGCCTATCCCCTTTTGGAGGTCCTGCGCCTGGGCTGGAAGGAAGCCATCGCCCTGAGGCTTCCGGAGATACCTCCCTTGAAGGTTGAGGTGGTGGGACGCTTCCATGTGGAAAACCCCTTGGGGCCTGTGGAGCTAAGGGGCAAGGCCAAGGAGGTCTTCGCCCTCTTGCTTCTCGGCCTTCCCCGGGAGGAGGTGGCCTTTGCCCTTTGGCCGGACCTCTCCGAGGAGGCTGCCCTCAACAACCTCTACGTGTGGCTTGCCCGCATCCGGAAGCTCCTGGAGCCCTGGGGGGTTCCCACCTACCTGGGGGAGGAGGGGTTGGCGCAGGTAACCTCCGACCTGGAGGCTCTGGAAGAAGCTCTTGTGCAGGAGGATGCGGAAGAAGTCCTTCGCCTTTACCAGGAACCCCTGTTCCCTGGCCTGGACCACCCCCATCTGGACCGCAAGCGGGAGGAGGTCTTCCACCGGGTGCGGACCCTTTTCCTGAAGAGGAGTGAACCCCGCTTCCTGGAGCGCCTCCTGGAGCTGGACCCCCTGGACGAGGAAGCCCTCATCCCCCTGGTGGAATCCTGCCTATCCCAGGGGCAACGGGCCCGGGCTCGAAAGCTTTTGGAGCATTACCGGAAAAGGCTTTGGGAAGAGCTTGGGGAGCGACCCTCCCCCAGGGTGGAAGCCCTTTTCAGGGCCCTGTAG
- the aroA gene encoding 3-phosphoshikimate 1-carboxyvinyltransferase: MDRPYLDLGPCGPLRGVLRVPGDKSVTHRGLMLLALSQGEGRLFYPLKAGDTLSTARVLRALGAEVHEEGPHFRVRGQGLRLKEPEDVLDCGNAGTLIRLILGILAGQEGLFAVLTGDASLRRRPMGRVVEPLRAMGASIDGREGGKKAPLAVRGGGLKGISYTLPVPSAQVKSALLLAGLFAEGVTEVVEPVPTRDHTERLFRHFGLPLETEGPRIRTRRAEPFPARDLTVPGDFSSAAFFLVAALLTPGSEVTVEGVGLNPTRTGLLKVLREMGADLEWQVVEGEAGEPVGWIRARYSPLKGVSVDPGLIPLMVDEVPVLAAAAAWAEGETYIPGLSELRVKESDRVAAIAHNLRALGVGVEEGPDWLRIQGGGVKPGEVEPFHDHRIAMAFAVAGLPVGVRVWEPHWAEISYPGFFQDLKRLCGAS; encoded by the coding sequence ATGGACCGGCCTTACCTGGACCTAGGTCCCTGTGGCCCCTTGCGGGGGGTTCTGCGCGTTCCCGGGGACAAGTCCGTTACCCACCGGGGGCTCATGCTCCTGGCCCTAAGCCAGGGGGAGGGCAGGCTCTTCTATCCCCTAAAGGCTGGGGACACCCTTTCCACCGCTCGGGTCCTGAGGGCCTTGGGGGCGGAGGTCCACGAGGAGGGCCCCCACTTCCGGGTACGGGGGCAGGGGCTACGCTTGAAGGAGCCCGAGGATGTGCTGGACTGCGGCAACGCCGGGACCCTGATACGCCTCATCCTGGGCATCCTTGCGGGGCAGGAGGGGCTTTTTGCGGTCCTTACGGGGGACGCTTCCCTGCGCCGCCGTCCCATGGGCCGGGTGGTGGAGCCCCTAAGGGCCATGGGGGCTTCCATAGATGGGAGGGAAGGGGGTAAGAAGGCCCCCCTGGCGGTGCGGGGCGGAGGTTTAAAGGGAATTTCCTACACCCTTCCCGTGCCCAGCGCCCAGGTGAAAAGCGCCCTTCTCCTGGCCGGGCTTTTTGCCGAGGGCGTCACGGAGGTGGTGGAGCCTGTTCCCACCCGGGACCACACGGAAAGGCTCTTCCGTCACTTCGGGCTTCCCTTGGAAACCGAGGGCCCGCGCATCCGCACCCGCAGGGCCGAGCCCTTCCCTGCCAGGGACCTCACCGTGCCCGGGGATTTTTCCTCTGCCGCCTTTTTCCTGGTGGCGGCTCTCCTCACCCCGGGTTCCGAGGTCACCGTGGAGGGCGTGGGCTTGAACCCCACCCGCACTGGCCTTCTCAAGGTGCTCCGGGAGATGGGGGCGGATCTGGAGTGGCAGGTGGTGGAAGGGGAGGCGGGGGAGCCCGTGGGCTGGATACGGGCCCGGTATAGCCCCCTGAAGGGGGTTTCCGTGGATCCGGGGCTCATCCCCCTCATGGTGGACGAGGTGCCCGTCCTGGCCGCCGCCGCCGCCTGGGCGGAGGGGGAGACCTATATTCCAGGTCTTTCCGAGCTAAGGGTGAAGGAATCGGACCGCGTTGCCGCCATCGCCCATAACCTCAGGGCTTTGGGGGTGGGGGTGGAGGAGGGGCCGGACTGGCTTAGGATCCAAGGCGGTGGGGTGAAGCCGGGGGAGGTGGAACCCTTCCACGACCACCGCATCGCCATGGCCTTCGCCGTGGCGGGGCTTCCCGTGGGGGTTAGGGTTTGGGAGCCCCATTGGGCGGAGATCTCCTACCCTGGGTTCTTCCAGGACCTGAAGCGGCTATGCGGGGCATCGTGA
- the cmk gene encoding (d)CMP kinase, with amino-acid sequence MRGIVTIDGPSASGKSSVAKKVAEALGVPYLSSGLLYRAAAYLARRVGVDPGDEPGILALLETYRVRLLPEVQGNRVVAEKASTLEDLTPYLHTPEVDRVVSQVARHPGVRAWVNERLREVPPPFVAEGRDMGTAVFPQAPHKFYLTATPEVRARRRTLERPQDYREVLKELIRRDELDRAQSAPAPEAIVIDTSGMTLEEVVARVLSHIQD; translated from the coding sequence ATGCGGGGCATCGTGACCATCGACGGGCCTTCCGCCTCGGGAAAAAGCTCCGTGGCCAAAAAGGTGGCGGAGGCCTTGGGGGTACCCTACCTGAGTAGCGGCCTCCTCTACCGCGCCGCCGCCTACCTGGCCCGGAGGGTGGGGGTGGATCCCGGGGATGAGCCAGGTATCCTGGCTCTTTTGGAAACTTACCGGGTGCGTTTGCTCCCCGAGGTTCAGGGCAACCGGGTGGTGGCCGAGAAGGCTTCCACCTTGGAGGACCTGACCCCTTACCTTCACACCCCGGAGGTGGATCGCGTGGTTTCCCAGGTGGCGCGCCATCCCGGGGTGCGGGCCTGGGTGAACGAGAGGCTTAGGGAAGTGCCGCCTCCCTTCGTGGCCGAGGGGCGGGACATGGGGACGGCGGTCTTTCCCCAGGCGCCCCACAAGTTCTACCTCACGGCCACGCCGGAGGTGCGGGCCAGGCGGCGCACCCTGGAGCGGCCACAGGATTACCGGGAGGTGCTGAAGGAGCTGATCCGACGGGACGAGCTGGACCGGGCCCAAAGCGCCCCTGCTCCCGAGGCCATCGTGATCGATACCAGCGGGATGACCCTCGAGGAGGTGGTGGCCCGGGTGCTCTCCCACATCCAGGACTGA
- a CDS encoding endonuclease V — MMPFPKPEDLQTAMALQRSLAERVILEGSLRNAKRIAALDASHKRGKPLVAVAVLYHLEKGPLAVGVGVVPEEALFPYIPGFLSFREAPAYLQALQALPEPPEALLVDGQGIAHPRGLGIASHLGVHLDLPSIGVAKSLLYGRLEAPLPLEAGSAVRLLSPEGRPLGYAYRSRKGVKPLFISPGHRVGLEEALAFVKHLPTRSRLPEPLRLAHLEAGKALRRLDP; from the coding sequence ATGATGCCCTTCCCCAAGCCGGAGGACCTTCAAACGGCCATGGCCCTGCAGAGGAGCCTGGCGGAAAGGGTGATCCTGGAGGGAAGCCTCCGAAACGCCAAGCGGATCGCCGCCCTGGACGCCTCCCATAAAAGGGGGAAGCCCCTTGTGGCGGTGGCGGTGCTTTACCACCTGGAGAAGGGCCCCCTGGCCGTGGGAGTAGGGGTGGTGCCCGAGGAAGCCCTTTTCCCCTACATCCCCGGCTTCCTCTCCTTCCGCGAGGCTCCTGCCTATCTCCAGGCTTTACAGGCGCTTCCCGAGCCACCCGAGGCCCTTTTGGTGGATGGCCAAGGCATCGCCCATCCCCGAGGCCTGGGCATCGCCAGCCACCTGGGGGTGCACCTGGACCTTCCCAGCATCGGGGTGGCCAAGAGTTTGCTCTACGGCCGCCTCGAGGCTCCCTTGCCCCTGGAGGCGGGAAGTGCGGTAAGGCTTCTCTCCCCGGAAGGCCGCCCCCTGGGCTACGCCTACCGCAGCCGAAAGGGGGTCAAGCCCCTTTTCATCTCCCCAGGGCACCGGGTGGGCCTGGAGGAAGCCTTAGCCTTCGTGAAGCATCTTCCCACCCGCTCCCGCCTACCGGAACCCTTGCGCCTGGCCCACCTCGAGGCGGGCAAGGCCCTCCGCCGGCTGGACCCGTAG
- a CDS encoding SIS domain-containing protein, which produces MRDLDREETYLSDRRGLALELRDLVGSGPVPTRSYPAPHAALGYGEGHFAARLSGLPDWTEEGTLFVLEGGYDLGEAAALSLLAETERVQVVKVGLRPGVEVYLSPSPLNPYRYLRFLLLATGQEEALSEVDRTLLEERKRLTPEIPLEENPAKFLAYTLVERIPLLYAPFYRPLEEAAQSLFARIGKSLALTPPHSALEFFLTGLEARHEQGDPLAALLLGEGEAVRLAKEILETRVDAIAEVPAPTGSRLAQALALWYRLAWTAYYLALLYGVDPSDPEVLERLREAT; this is translated from the coding sequence ATGCGCGACCTAGACCGCGAGGAAACCTATCTCTCGGACCGCCGGGGCCTGGCCCTGGAGCTTCGCGACCTGGTGGGCTCGGGACCCGTGCCCACCCGGTCCTACCCCGCACCCCACGCCGCATTGGGCTATGGGGAGGGTCACTTCGCCGCCCGGCTGTCCGGCCTTCCCGATTGGACGGAGGAGGGAACCCTGTTCGTGCTGGAAGGAGGGTACGACCTGGGAGAAGCCGCTGCCCTTTCCCTTCTGGCAGAAACGGAGCGGGTGCAGGTGGTCAAGGTGGGCCTCCGCCCCGGGGTGGAGGTCTACCTGTCCCCTAGCCCCCTGAACCCTTACCGCTACCTGCGCTTCCTCCTTCTGGCCACAGGACAGGAGGAGGCCCTCTCGGAGGTGGATAGGACCCTGCTGGAGGAACGAAAACGCCTCACCCCGGAAATCCCCCTCGAGGAGAACCCCGCCAAGTTCCTGGCCTACACCCTGGTGGAGCGGATCCCCCTCCTCTACGCTCCCTTTTACCGCCCCTTGGAGGAAGCGGCGCAAAGCCTTTTTGCCCGCATCGGCAAAAGCCTGGCCCTCACCCCACCCCATAGCGCCCTAGAGTTTTTCCTCACGGGCCTCGAGGCCCGCCACGAGCAGGGAGACCCCCTGGCCGCCCTCCTTTTGGGAGAAGGGGAAGCGGTACGTCTAGCCAAGGAAATCCTGGAAACCCGGGTGGACGCCATCGCCGAGGTGCCCGCTCCCACGGGAAGCCGCCTGGCCCAGGCCCTGGCCCTCTGGTACCGGTTGGCCTGGACCGCCTACTACCTGGCCCTTCTCTACGGGGTGGATCCCTCCGACCCCGAGGTGCTGGAGCGCCTGCGGGAGGCCACCTAA
- a CDS encoding lysophospholipid acyltransferase family protein, translated as MESHRPDPLYQALWYLVRLLLHLLFGFRAEGEENVPREGPVILAANHLSVLDPIVIGAGIRRPVSFLARSELFRLPFLSRLLPRLYAIPVERGQSDLSAIKGAIRALERGMAFGIFPEGTRSRTGKLQPFKTGVAAIALRTGSPVVPVAVVGTDQAWPVGRKLFRLRKAIRVIYGKPIPVPRLSRFTHQELESLTREIEARVRELLPPQYR; from the coding sequence GTGGAAAGCCACCGGCCTGACCCTCTTTACCAGGCTCTCTGGTACTTGGTCCGGCTCCTTCTTCACCTTCTTTTCGGCTTCCGCGCTGAAGGCGAGGAGAACGTTCCCCGGGAAGGCCCGGTAATCTTGGCTGCGAACCATCTTTCCGTCCTAGATCCCATCGTTATCGGAGCCGGGATACGGCGCCCGGTGAGTTTCTTGGCCCGGTCCGAACTCTTCCGCCTTCCCTTCCTATCCCGGCTCTTGCCGCGGCTGTACGCCATCCCCGTGGAGCGGGGGCAAAGCGACCTCTCCGCCATCAAGGGCGCCATCCGCGCCCTGGAACGGGGCATGGCCTTCGGCATCTTCCCGGAAGGAACCCGAAGCCGCACGGGCAAGCTCCAGCCCTTCAAGACCGGGGTGGCGGCTATCGCCCTGCGCACCGGGAGTCCCGTGGTACCCGTGGCCGTGGTGGGTACGGACCAGGCCTGGCCCGTGGGACGAAAGCTCTTCCGTCTGCGCAAGGCCATCCGGGTGATCTACGGCAAACCTATACCGGTTCCGAGGCTTTCCCGGTTTACCCACCAGGAGCTGGAAAGCCTGACCCGGGAGATAGAGGCCCGGGTACGGGAACTTCTGCCACCCCAGTACCGCTAG
- a CDS encoding HU family DNA-binding protein, with product MATKKTVTKADLVDQVAAATGLKKKDVKAAVDAFLSKVEEALSGGNKVQLTGFGTFEVRKRKARTGVKPGTKEKIKIPATQYPAFKPGKALKEKVKK from the coding sequence ATGGCAACAAAGAAAACGGTCACCAAAGCGGATCTGGTGGATCAGGTAGCTGCCGCAACGGGCCTCAAGAAAAAGGACGTGAAGGCGGCGGTGGATGCGTTCCTCTCCAAGGTAGAAGAGGCCCTTTCGGGGGGGAACAAGGTCCAGCTCACCGGCTTCGGCACCTTTGAGGTGCGCAAGCGCAAGGCTCGCACCGGCGTGAAGCCCGGCACCAAGGAGAAGATCAAGATCCCCGCTACCCAGTATCCCGCCTTCAAGCCGGGCAAGGCCCTAAAGGAAAAGGTCAAGAAGTAA
- a CDS encoding class I mannose-6-phosphate isomerase, whose product MLTLVRLFRPKPVLRPWGGGALGFGPGVGEVWLSEEPLLVKILDPGEWLSVQVHPPHAYALEKEGRPGKYEAWYVLTPGEVVYGFSRRVGLEELRDAVASGNLDPILNRIPVAPGQVLYLPAGVVHALGPGVRVYEVQTPSDLTYRLYDYGRPRELHLDKALEVAILEPIPLPPVRPEPVEGGECLLKTPYFHLYRYPLRGVLHLKPQAPLLLTLLEGEAQVEGTSLAPPATFLLEPGEGIQVEGEGFFLGASPTGP is encoded by the coding sequence ATGCTAACCCTCGTGCGGCTTTTTCGTCCCAAGCCGGTGCTGCGTCCCTGGGGGGGAGGTGCCTTGGGCTTCGGCCCAGGGGTGGGAGAGGTGTGGCTTTCGGAGGAGCCCCTCCTGGTGAAGATCCTGGACCCAGGGGAATGGCTTTCCGTGCAGGTTCACCCACCCCATGCCTATGCCCTAGAGAAGGAAGGGAGGCCCGGCAAATACGAGGCCTGGTACGTGCTCACCCCAGGGGAGGTGGTTTACGGCTTTTCCCGGCGGGTGGGCCTCGAGGAGCTTAGGGATGCGGTGGCCAGCGGGAACCTGGACCCTATCCTGAACCGGATTCCCGTGGCCCCGGGCCAGGTGCTCTACCTGCCCGCCGGGGTGGTGCATGCCTTGGGCCCGGGGGTGAGGGTCTACGAGGTGCAGACGCCCTCGGACCTCACCTACCGGCTTTACGATTACGGCCGCCCCCGGGAGCTACACCTGGACAAGGCCCTCGAGGTGGCTATTCTGGAGCCCATCCCGTTACCCCCTGTCCGGCCCGAGCCGGTGGAAGGAGGAGAGTGCCTCCTCAAGACGCCCTATTTCCACCTCTATCGCTATCCCTTGCGGGGGGTCCTTCATCTTAAGCCCCAGGCTCCCCTTCTCCTCACCCTCCTGGAGGGCGAAGCCCAGGTGGAGGGCACTTCCTTGGCACCCCCGGCCACCTTCCTACTGGAGCCGGGGGAAGGGATCCAGGTGGAAGGGGAGGGGTTTTTCCTCGGGGCGAGCCCTACAGGGCCCTGA
- the ftsH gene encoding ATP-dependent zinc metalloprotease FtsH: protein MSRLPLNFLVFVLGLLLLAWAFSLAGTAGNPGGGVNYTTFLEDLQAGRVKEVVVRAGDTRIQGTLTDGSTFTTYAASPPDNQTLEAWVRRGVHVRVEPPQGQSPLGFLWPLLLVGLLVGALFYFSRSGRAGPSDSAFSFTKSRAKVLTEAPKVTFKDVAGAEEAKEELKEIVEFLKNPARFHEMGARIPKGVLLVGPPGVGKTHIARAVAGEAKVPFITASGSDFVEMFVGVGAARVRDLFETAKRHAPCIVFIDEIDAVGRRRGAGVGGGNDEREQTLNQLLVEMDGFEKDSTIIVMAATNRPDVLDPALLRPGRFDRQVTIDAPDVRGREQILRIHARGKPLAEDVDLALLAKRTPGFVGADLENLLNEAALLAAREGRKKITMKDLEEAADRVMMGPAKKSLVLSPRDRKITAYHEAGHALAAHFLEHADGVHKVTIVPRGRALGFMMPRREDMLHWSRKRLLDQIAVALAGRAAEELIFEDVTTGAENDFRQATELARRMITEWGMHPEFGPVAYAVREDTYLGGYDVRQYSEETAKRIDEAVRRLIEEQYQRVKNLLQEKREILERVAETLLERETLTAEEFQKVVEGLPLEEEESTPQERPEKETPRVVPKVKPGGALGGA, encoded by the coding sequence ATGTCCCGGCTTCCCTTGAACTTCTTGGTCTTCGTATTGGGCCTGCTCCTTTTGGCCTGGGCCTTCAGCCTGGCGGGCACGGCGGGGAACCCCGGGGGTGGGGTGAACTACACCACCTTCCTGGAAGACCTGCAGGCGGGCCGGGTGAAGGAGGTGGTGGTGCGGGCCGGGGATACCCGCATCCAGGGCACCCTCACCGATGGCTCCACCTTCACCACCTACGCCGCCAGCCCCCCGGACAACCAGACCCTTGAGGCTTGGGTTCGCAGGGGGGTCCACGTGCGGGTGGAGCCCCCCCAGGGCCAAAGCCCTTTGGGCTTCCTGTGGCCCCTTCTCCTGGTGGGCCTTTTGGTGGGCGCCCTCTTCTACTTCTCCCGCAGCGGGCGCGCCGGGCCCTCGGACTCCGCCTTCAGCTTCACCAAGAGCCGGGCCAAGGTGCTCACCGAGGCCCCCAAGGTGACCTTCAAGGACGTGGCCGGGGCCGAGGAGGCCAAGGAGGAACTTAAGGAGATCGTGGAGTTCCTGAAGAACCCCGCCCGCTTCCACGAGATGGGGGCCAGGATTCCCAAGGGGGTTCTCCTGGTGGGCCCACCTGGGGTGGGGAAGACCCATATCGCCCGGGCGGTGGCTGGGGAGGCCAAGGTGCCCTTCATCACCGCAAGCGGTTCCGACTTCGTGGAGATGTTCGTGGGGGTGGGGGCGGCCAGGGTCAGGGACCTCTTTGAGACCGCTAAGCGCCACGCTCCCTGCATCGTGTTCATCGACGAGATCGACGCCGTGGGCCGCAGGCGCGGGGCGGGGGTAGGGGGTGGCAACGACGAGAGGGAGCAGACGCTGAACCAGCTTCTGGTGGAGATGGACGGGTTTGAAAAGGACTCCACCATCATCGTCATGGCCGCCACCAACCGGCCCGATGTTCTGGACCCGGCTCTTTTGCGTCCGGGCCGCTTTGACCGCCAGGTGACCATAGATGCTCCTGATGTGAGGGGTAGGGAGCAGATTCTCCGCATCCACGCCCGGGGTAAGCCCCTGGCGGAGGATGTGGACCTAGCCCTTTTGGCCAAGCGTACCCCGGGCTTCGTGGGCGCGGACCTGGAGAACCTCTTGAACGAGGCGGCCCTCCTGGCGGCCCGGGAAGGCCGCAAGAAGATCACCATGAAGGACCTCGAGGAGGCTGCCGACCGGGTGATGATGGGGCCGGCCAAGAAGAGCCTGGTCCTCTCTCCCCGCGACCGCAAGATCACCGCCTACCATGAGGCGGGGCATGCCCTGGCCGCCCACTTCCTGGAGCACGCCGATGGGGTGCACAAGGTGACCATCGTGCCCAGGGGCCGGGCTTTAGGCTTCATGATGCCCAGGCGGGAGGATATGCTCCACTGGAGCCGGAAGCGCCTTTTGGACCAGATTGCTGTGGCCCTGGCGGGGCGGGCGGCGGAGGAGCTCATCTTTGAGGACGTGACCACAGGGGCGGAAAACGACTTCCGCCAGGCCACGGAGTTGGCCCGGCGCATGATCACCGAGTGGGGCATGCACCCCGAGTTTGGTCCGGTAGCCTATGCCGTGCGGGAGGATACCTACCTGGGTGGTTACGACGTGCGCCAGTATTCCGAGGAGACCGCCAAGCGCATCGACGAGGCGGTACGCCGCCTCATCGAGGAGCAGTACCAGCGGGTGAAGAATCTCCTTCAGGAGAAGCGGGAGATCCTGGAGCGGGTGGCGGAAACCCTCTTGGAGCGGGAAACCCTCACCGCCGAGGAGTTCCAGAAGGTGGTGGAGGGCCTGCCCCTGGAGGAGGAGGAAAGCACCCCCCAGGAGCGCCCGGAAAAGGAAACCCCCCGGGTGGTGCCCAAGGTCAAACCAGGAGGGGCGTTGGGCGGAGCTTGA